A stretch of the Rosa rugosa chromosome 5, drRosRugo1.1, whole genome shotgun sequence genome encodes the following:
- the LOC133709790 gene encoding uncharacterized protein LOC133709790 isoform X3: MYRTVATATTSTRGGSPTDSGDYVVSLDQVPRWSNAEHRSSMEYDNEDPSFSNSYFPDPLTSQPGAQNGLNAIVSRFPVDHEINSKIYLWRGNPWNLEVDAVVNSTNENMDEAHCSPGLHAAAGPGLAEECASLGGCRTGMAKVTKAYDLPARRVIHTVGPKYAVKYHTAAENALSHCYRSCLELLIENGLQSIAMGCIYTEAKNYPREPAAHVAIRTVRRFLEKQKDKIAAVVFCTTTSTDTEIYKRLLPLYFPRDRLEEEVAMSKLPADVGDENGETIIDERKIRIKPLPKKTAPKPPQAPVDLPVSDVGLARRNSSHLDSYLDPAFMSLIKDPDQRRREQWEKTAQAQSGWNCAKILGFGDLGGPPLSAAEEYSLHSRYLAKANSLNLSEIAEMKIVYRGGVDSEGRPVMVVVGAHFLLRCLDLERFVHYVVKEFEPIIQKPYTVVYFHSAASLQLSGRKWYMWIDYCSSSDMFLVSS, from the exons ATGTACCGGACTGTAGCTACAGCTACAACTTCAACTCGGGGTGGATCTCCCACCGATAGTGGGGATTATGTGGTTAGTTTGGATCAAGTGCCGCGGTGGAGCAATGCAGAGCATCGGTCCTCTATGGAATATGACAATGAGGATCCGTCCTTTTCAAATTCTTACTTCCCTGATCCTTTAACTTCTCAGCCCGGGGCTCAAAATGGTCTCAATGCGATAGTTTCGAGGTTTCCAGTTGATCATGAAATTAATTCAAAGATATATTTGTGGAGGGGGAACCCTTGGAATCTCGAAGTTGATGCTGTAGTAAACTCTACAAATGAG AACATGGATGAAGCACACTGCAGCCCTGGCTTGCATGCTGCAGCTGGACCTGGTCTTGCAGAAGAATGTGCCTCATTG GGTGGATGCCGAACAGGGATGGCAAAGGTTACTAAAGCATACGACCTTCCAGCTAG GAGGGTTATCCATACTGTTGGTCCCAAGTATGCTGTGAAGTACCATACTGCTGCAGAAAATGCTCTGAGCCACTGCTACCGTTCTTGTCTTGAACTCCTCATTGAAAATGGACTGCAAAG CATTGCAATGGGCTGTATATATACAGAGGCTAAGAACTATCCTCGTGAGCCAGCTGCCCATGTTGCTATAA GGACTGTGCGACGGTTTCTCGAGAAACAGAAGGATAAAATTGCAGCTGTTGTCTTTTGTACTACCACATCAACTGATACAGAAATTTACAAAAG ATTGCTTCCGCTTTACTTTCCTCGAGATAGACTTGAAGAGGAGGTTGCCATGTCAAAACTTCCTGCAGATGTAGGCGATGAAAATGGTGAGACGATTATAGATGAACGCAAAATCAGAATAAAGCCTTTGCCCAAAAAAACTGCTCCAAAGCCTCCACAAGCTCCGGTTGACCTTCCTGTTAGTGATGTAGGCTTGGCACGGAG GAACTCATCACATTTGGATTCGTATCTGGATCCGGCCTTTATGTCTTTAATAAAAGATCCGGACCAGAGACGTAGGGAACAATGGGAAAAAACCGCTCAAGCCCAAAGTGGATGGAATTGTGCTAAAATACTTGGCTTTGGTGATCTTGGTGGACCTCCATTGTCTGCTGCAGAAGAATACTCGCTTCATTCAAGATACCTTGCTAAAGCAAACTCTCTCAATCTTTCAGAAATTGCGGAAATGAAAATTGT CTACCGAGGTGGAGTTGACAGCGAGGGTCGTCCTGTAATGGTAGTTGTGGGGGCACATTTTCTGTTGCGATGTCTTGATCTAGAACGATTTGTGCATTATGTTGTCAAG GAGTTTGAGCCCATAATACAGAAGCCTTATACTGTTGTGTACTTCCACTCTGCTGCATCTCTACAGCT GTCTGGAAGAAAGTGGTATATGTGGATAGATTACTGCAGCTCTTCAGATATGTTCCTCGTGAGCAGTTGA
- the LOC133710002 gene encoding clp protease adapter protein ClpF, chloroplastic produces the protein MVQGLSLSTLATSRSSCVCGSMPSWRRHFRVMRKDQISSERNFMWHQCDHSVFVKGNPHMLRQRNVRVEAGWLFKGGDRGSDAISERSESANEDILIFFFQLDLATRVQYALNVEEYDIAQQLRTKLAEVEAEVARQQEGKRGSSSKSEAQDKAISLIRLRADLQGAIESENYALAAKLRDEISKLEAESLAISAKALAHENANYSFRLGQRVRHKNFGYRAVVCGMDPVCCESSSWMETAQVEKLSRGSNQPFYQVLVDVHADPNLLVAYVAEENLLAPDKPDLDRFDHPYISFLFYGMDAAGDFIPIKQLREKYNRPRHEIPLDEEPGGDA, from the exons ATGGTGCAAGGTTTGTCACTGAGCACTCTGGCTACGTCGCGTAGCAGTTGTGTTTGTGGATCAATGCCTTCATGGAGGAGGCATTTTAGAGTAATGAGGAAAGACCAGATAAGTAGCGAAAGAAATTTCATGTGGCATCAGTGTGATCATAGCGTATTCGTGAAAGGTAACCCTCATATGTTGAGGCAAAGGAATGTAAGGGTGGAAGCTGGGTGGCTGTTTAAAGGGGGTGATCGGGGGTCGGATGCAATCTCAGAGCGCAGTGAGAGTGCGAATGAGGATATTTTGATATTCTTCTTCCAGCTGGACCTGGCAACTCGAGTCCAG TATGCATTGAACGTGGAAGAGTATGACATTGCACAACAACTGAGAACCAAGCTGGCTGAG GTTGAAGCAGAAGTTGCTAGGCAGCAGGAGGGGAAAAGGGGATCGTCTTCAAAGAGTGAAGCTCAAGATAAGGCTATAAGTCTCATTCGCTTACG GGCAGACCTGCAGGGTGCAATTGAGAGTGAGAATTATGCATTGGCAGCCAAGCTACGGGATGAAATTTCCAAACTGGAGGCAGAGTCATTGGCTATATCAGCCAAAGCTTTGGCACATGAAAATGCAAACTATTCATTTCGTTTGGGACAGAGAGTGAGGCATAAAAATTTTG GCTATAGGGCTGTGGTTTGTGGAATGGATCCAGTGTGCTGTGAATCAAGTTCATGGATGGAAACTGCTCAAGTTGAAAAGTTGTCACGGGGTTCTAATCAGCCATTTTATCAG gttttggttgatgttcaTGCAGATCCCAACCTTCTGGTGGCTTATG TTGCTGAGGAGAATCTATTGGCCCCTGACAAACCAGACTTG GATCGATTTGATCATCCCTATATTTCCTTCTTATTCTATGGGATGGATGCAGCTGGTGATTTCATCCCTATCAAGCAACTACGCGAGAAGTACAACAGGCCGCGACATGAAATACCACTCGATGAGGAGCCTGGAGGCGATGCTTAG
- the LOC133708788 gene encoding uncharacterized protein LOC133708788 isoform X1 has protein sequence MEIDQSEPQTKSEDLFKAAETGDSSAFESLTPKQLASASSLRNEDGRSLLHVAVSSGHSQVVKVLLAADESSGVINSKDEDGWAPLHSAASSGNVVIVEMLLSKGADVNLKNDGGRVALHYAASKGWMEIAENLISHGAKLNVQDKVGSTPLHRAASTGKSQLCELLIEEGAEIDVVDKAGQTPLMSAVICENKEVSLLLIRHGADVDVEDKEGYTVLGRASNEFRPLLIDAAKAMLEG, from the exons ATGGAGATCGATCAATCGGAGCCGCAAACCAAAAGCGAAGACCTCTTCAAAGCCGCCGAGACCGGCGACTCTTCGGCGTTCGAATCTCTCACTCCAAAGCAGCTCGCTTCAGCTTCCTCTCTCAGAAACGAGGACGGCCGCTCCCTCCTTCACGTCGCCGTCTCTTCCGGTCACTCTCAG GTGGTAAAGGTACTGCTAGCTGCTGATGAATCGAGTGGTGTGATAAACAGTAAGGATGAAGATGGTTGGGCACCGCTGCATTCTGCGGCGAGCAGTGGGAATGTAGTAATAGTGGAGATGCTGCTAAGCAAAG GAGCTGATGTTAATTTGAAGAACGATGGTGGTCGCGTTGCACTTCACTATGCTGCCAGCAAGGGATGGATGGAGATTGCTGAAAATTTGATCTCACACGGGGCGAAGCTTAATGTACAAGACAAG GTTGGTTCCACCCCATTGCATCGAGCAGCTAGTACTGGGAAATCACAATTGTGTGAACTTCTAATTGAGGAAGGAGCTGAAATTGATGTTGTTGATAAAGCTGGCCAGACTCCTCTTATGAGTGCTGTGATTTGCGAGAACAAGGAG GTTTCTCTCCTTCTAATAAGGCATGGAGCAGATGTGGATGTGGAAGACAAAGAAGGGTACACAGTGCTTGGTCGAGCTTCGAATGAGTTCAGACCATTATTGATTGATGCCGCTAAGGCGATGCTTGAAGGGTGA
- the LOC133708788 gene encoding uncharacterized protein LOC133708788 isoform X2, which produces MEIDQSEPQTKSEDLFKAAETGDSSAFESLTPKQLASASSLRNEDGRSLLHVAVSSGHSQVVKVLLAADESSGVINSKDEDGWAPLHSAASSGNVVIVEMLLSKGADVNLKNDGGRVALHYAASKGWMEIAENLISHGAKLNVQDKVGSTPLHRAASTGKSQLCELLIRHGADVDVEDKEGYTVLGRASNEFRPLLIDAAKAMLEG; this is translated from the exons ATGGAGATCGATCAATCGGAGCCGCAAACCAAAAGCGAAGACCTCTTCAAAGCCGCCGAGACCGGCGACTCTTCGGCGTTCGAATCTCTCACTCCAAAGCAGCTCGCTTCAGCTTCCTCTCTCAGAAACGAGGACGGCCGCTCCCTCCTTCACGTCGCCGTCTCTTCCGGTCACTCTCAG GTGGTAAAGGTACTGCTAGCTGCTGATGAATCGAGTGGTGTGATAAACAGTAAGGATGAAGATGGTTGGGCACCGCTGCATTCTGCGGCGAGCAGTGGGAATGTAGTAATAGTGGAGATGCTGCTAAGCAAAG GAGCTGATGTTAATTTGAAGAACGATGGTGGTCGCGTTGCACTTCACTATGCTGCCAGCAAGGGATGGATGGAGATTGCTGAAAATTTGATCTCACACGGGGCGAAGCTTAATGTACAAGACAAG GTTGGTTCCACCCCATTGCATCGAGCAGCTAGTACTGGGAAATCACAATTGTGTGAACTTCTAAT AAGGCATGGAGCAGATGTGGATGTGGAAGACAAAGAAGGGTACACAGTGCTTGGTCGAGCTTCGAATGAGTTCAGACCATTATTGATTGATGCCGCTAAGGCGATGCTTGAAGGGTGA
- the LOC133709790 gene encoding uncharacterized protein LOC133709790 isoform X2, translated as MYRTVATATTSTRGGSPTDSGDYVVSLDQVPRWSNAEHRSSMEYDNEDPSFSNSYFPDPLTSQPGAQNGLNAIVSRFPVDHEINSKIYLWRGNPWNLEVDAVVNSTNENMDEAHCSPGLHAAAGPGLAEECASLGGCRTGMAKVTKAYDLPARRVIHTVGPKYAVKYHTAAENALSHCYRSCLELLIENGLQSIAMGCIYTEAKNYPREPAAHVAIRTVRRFLEKQKDKIAAVVFCTTTSTDTEIYKRLLPLYFPRDRLEEEVAMSKLPADVGDENGETIIDERKIRIKPLPKKTAPKPPQAPVDLPVSDVGLARRNSSHLDSYLDPAFMSLIKDPDQRRREQWEKTAQAQSGWNCAKILGFGDLGGPPLSAAEEYSLHSRYLAKANSLNLSEIAEMKIVYRGGVDSEGRPVMVVVGAHFLLRCLDLERFVHYVVKEFEPIIQKPYTVVYFHSAASLQLQPDLGWMRRLQQILGRKHQRNLHAIYVLHPTFGLKAAVFAMQLFVDSVKVVYVDRLLQLFRYVPREQLTIPDFVFQHDLEVNGGKGLIVDPRTKYVYHRP; from the exons ATGTACCGGACTGTAGCTACAGCTACAACTTCAACTCGGGGTGGATCTCCCACCGATAGTGGGGATTATGTGGTTAGTTTGGATCAAGTGCCGCGGTGGAGCAATGCAGAGCATCGGTCCTCTATGGAATATGACAATGAGGATCCGTCCTTTTCAAATTCTTACTTCCCTGATCCTTTAACTTCTCAGCCCGGGGCTCAAAATGGTCTCAATGCGATAGTTTCGAGGTTTCCAGTTGATCATGAAATTAATTCAAAGATATATTTGTGGAGGGGGAACCCTTGGAATCTCGAAGTTGATGCTGTAGTAAACTCTACAAATGAG AACATGGATGAAGCACACTGCAGCCCTGGCTTGCATGCTGCAGCTGGACCTGGTCTTGCAGAAGAATGTGCCTCATTG GGTGGATGCCGAACAGGGATGGCAAAGGTTACTAAAGCATACGACCTTCCAGCTAG GAGGGTTATCCATACTGTTGGTCCCAAGTATGCTGTGAAGTACCATACTGCTGCAGAAAATGCTCTGAGCCACTGCTACCGTTCTTGTCTTGAACTCCTCATTGAAAATGGACTGCAAAG CATTGCAATGGGCTGTATATATACAGAGGCTAAGAACTATCCTCGTGAGCCAGCTGCCCATGTTGCTATAA GGACTGTGCGACGGTTTCTCGAGAAACAGAAGGATAAAATTGCAGCTGTTGTCTTTTGTACTACCACATCAACTGATACAGAAATTTACAAAAG ATTGCTTCCGCTTTACTTTCCTCGAGATAGACTTGAAGAGGAGGTTGCCATGTCAAAACTTCCTGCAGATGTAGGCGATGAAAATGGTGAGACGATTATAGATGAACGCAAAATCAGAATAAAGCCTTTGCCCAAAAAAACTGCTCCAAAGCCTCCACAAGCTCCGGTTGACCTTCCTGTTAGTGATGTAGGCTTGGCACGGAG GAACTCATCACATTTGGATTCGTATCTGGATCCGGCCTTTATGTCTTTAATAAAAGATCCGGACCAGAGACGTAGGGAACAATGGGAAAAAACCGCTCAAGCCCAAAGTGGATGGAATTGTGCTAAAATACTTGGCTTTGGTGATCTTGGTGGACCTCCATTGTCTGCTGCAGAAGAATACTCGCTTCATTCAAGATACCTTGCTAAAGCAAACTCTCTCAATCTTTCAGAAATTGCGGAAATGAAAATTGT CTACCGAGGTGGAGTTGACAGCGAGGGTCGTCCTGTAATGGTAGTTGTGGGGGCACATTTTCTGTTGCGATGTCTTGATCTAGAACGATTTGTGCATTATGTTGTCAAG GAGTTTGAGCCCATAATACAGAAGCCTTATACTGTTGTGTACTTCCACTCTGCTGCATCTCTACAGCT TCAACCAGACTTGGGGTGGATGAGAAGATTACAACAAATACTTGGTCGTAAACACCAACGTAATCTGCAT GCAATATATGTCCTTCACCCTACATTTGGACTTAAGGCGGCTGTTTTTGCCATGCAATTGTTTGTGGACAGTGTG AAAGTGGTATATGTGGATAGATTACTGCAGCTCTTCAGATATGTTCCTCGTGAGCAGTTGACCATCCCCGACTTTGTGTTCCA GCATGATTTGGAAGTGAATGGTGGGAAGGGTCTTATTGTGGACCCAAGAACAAAGTACGTGTATCATCGTCCATAG
- the LOC133709790 gene encoding uncharacterized protein LOC133709790 isoform X1 has product MYRTVATATTSTRGGSPTDSGDYVVSLDQVPRWSNAEHRSSMEYDNEDPSFSNSYFPDPLTSQPGAQNGLNAIVSRFPVDHEINSKIYLWRGNPWNLEVDAVVNSTNENMDEAHCSPGLHAAAGPGLAEECASLGGCRTGMAKVTKAYDLPARRVIHTVGPKYAVKYHTAAENALSHCYRSCLELLIENGLQSIAMGCIYTEAKNYPREPAAHVAIRTVRRFLEKQKDKIAAVVFCTTTSTDTEIYKRLLPLYFPRDRLEEEVAMSKLPADVGDENGETIIDERKIRIKPLPKKTAPKPPQAPVDLPVSDVGLARRNSSHLDSYLDPAFMSLIKDPDQRRREQWEKTAQAQSGWNCAKILGFGDLGGPPLSAAEEYSLHSRYLAKANSLNLSEIAEMKIVYRGGVDSEGRPVMVVVGAHFLLRCLDLERFVHYVVKEFEPIIQKPYTVVYFHSAASLQLQPDLGWMRRLQQILGRKHQRNLHAIYVLHPTFGLKAAVFAMQLFVDSVVWKKVVYVDRLLQLFRYVPREQLTIPDFVFQHDLEVNGGKGLIVDPRTKYVYHRP; this is encoded by the exons ATGTACCGGACTGTAGCTACAGCTACAACTTCAACTCGGGGTGGATCTCCCACCGATAGTGGGGATTATGTGGTTAGTTTGGATCAAGTGCCGCGGTGGAGCAATGCAGAGCATCGGTCCTCTATGGAATATGACAATGAGGATCCGTCCTTTTCAAATTCTTACTTCCCTGATCCTTTAACTTCTCAGCCCGGGGCTCAAAATGGTCTCAATGCGATAGTTTCGAGGTTTCCAGTTGATCATGAAATTAATTCAAAGATATATTTGTGGAGGGGGAACCCTTGGAATCTCGAAGTTGATGCTGTAGTAAACTCTACAAATGAG AACATGGATGAAGCACACTGCAGCCCTGGCTTGCATGCTGCAGCTGGACCTGGTCTTGCAGAAGAATGTGCCTCATTG GGTGGATGCCGAACAGGGATGGCAAAGGTTACTAAAGCATACGACCTTCCAGCTAG GAGGGTTATCCATACTGTTGGTCCCAAGTATGCTGTGAAGTACCATACTGCTGCAGAAAATGCTCTGAGCCACTGCTACCGTTCTTGTCTTGAACTCCTCATTGAAAATGGACTGCAAAG CATTGCAATGGGCTGTATATATACAGAGGCTAAGAACTATCCTCGTGAGCCAGCTGCCCATGTTGCTATAA GGACTGTGCGACGGTTTCTCGAGAAACAGAAGGATAAAATTGCAGCTGTTGTCTTTTGTACTACCACATCAACTGATACAGAAATTTACAAAAG ATTGCTTCCGCTTTACTTTCCTCGAGATAGACTTGAAGAGGAGGTTGCCATGTCAAAACTTCCTGCAGATGTAGGCGATGAAAATGGTGAGACGATTATAGATGAACGCAAAATCAGAATAAAGCCTTTGCCCAAAAAAACTGCTCCAAAGCCTCCACAAGCTCCGGTTGACCTTCCTGTTAGTGATGTAGGCTTGGCACGGAG GAACTCATCACATTTGGATTCGTATCTGGATCCGGCCTTTATGTCTTTAATAAAAGATCCGGACCAGAGACGTAGGGAACAATGGGAAAAAACCGCTCAAGCCCAAAGTGGATGGAATTGTGCTAAAATACTTGGCTTTGGTGATCTTGGTGGACCTCCATTGTCTGCTGCAGAAGAATACTCGCTTCATTCAAGATACCTTGCTAAAGCAAACTCTCTCAATCTTTCAGAAATTGCGGAAATGAAAATTGT CTACCGAGGTGGAGTTGACAGCGAGGGTCGTCCTGTAATGGTAGTTGTGGGGGCACATTTTCTGTTGCGATGTCTTGATCTAGAACGATTTGTGCATTATGTTGTCAAG GAGTTTGAGCCCATAATACAGAAGCCTTATACTGTTGTGTACTTCCACTCTGCTGCATCTCTACAGCT TCAACCAGACTTGGGGTGGATGAGAAGATTACAACAAATACTTGGTCGTAAACACCAACGTAATCTGCAT GCAATATATGTCCTTCACCCTACATTTGGACTTAAGGCGGCTGTTTTTGCCATGCAATTGTTTGTGGACAGTGTG GTCTGGAAGAAAGTGGTATATGTGGATAGATTACTGCAGCTCTTCAGATATGTTCCTCGTGAGCAGTTGACCATCCCCGACTTTGTGTTCCA GCATGATTTGGAAGTGAATGGTGGGAAGGGTCTTATTGTGGACCCAAGAACAAAGTACGTGTATCATCGTCCATAG
- the LOC133708789 gene encoding uncharacterized protein LOC133708789 — translation MVSSSISALSHSFSHVSCTNLDVCEKPGNPLKKLVQIKSRGTVCSSSSDQGSSSLQSRRGVLHSSVALAASAAVLFWSSPARAGFLSGSTGIESIPGPELPKLEFLDRFNEENQKKYAENDARFKSSPLLQGLLEKSKLNKEKNSRETQDKYCLRGAEWGVGDCSAEGMKPDERDKFIAMLKERAGVKD, via the exons ATGGTTTCCTCTTCTATCTCagctctctctcattctttctcCCATGTTTCATGTACTAATTTGGATGTGTGTGAAAAACCCGGTAACCCTCTTAAAAAACTAGTCCAAATTAAGAGTCGCGGTACAGTTTGTTCTAGTTCTAGTGATCAAGGTTCTTCTTCTTTACAATCTCGCCGAGGTGTTCTACATAGCTCGGTTGCTTTGGCTGCTTCAGCAGCTGTTCTTTTCTGGTCCAGTCCAG CTAGAGCTGGATTTCTATCGGGATCGACCGGGATAGAATCAATTCCGGGTCCTGAATTACCCAAACTGGAGTTCCTTGACCGCTTCAATG AAGAAAACCAGAAAAAGTATGCAGAAAATGATGCGCGATTCAAATCATCTCCATTACTCCAGGGGCTACTAGAAAAATCCAAGCTCAACAAAGAGAA GAATAGTAGGGAAACTCAAGACAAGTACTGCCTACGCGGAGCAGAATGGGGAGTTGGAGATTGCTCAGCGGAGGGAATGAAGCCCGACGAGAGAGACAAGTTCATTGCAATGTTGAAGGAGAGGGCTGGTGTCAAAGATTGA